A genomic stretch from Sulfobacillus thermosulfidooxidans includes:
- the pheT gene encoding phenylalanine--tRNA ligase subunit beta encodes MIVSYRWLKRYVPALPSPQFVADKLTQLGWEIVSQETWGTWYQPVELVEIINRIKHPNADHLSVVTIRRQNHPPIDVVTGARNGMIGDHVWYAPVGTHLIDGRILENVNMRGINSPGMLLSAEELGFQAGEQDLWIWDGTEPLGTHFIDVIGGLDTVFEVELTPNLAVFGQSMRAMARDLAAAFDLPWHSELSEYIYDDAALASVENREDCPLYGLVDFQIEPGKMTPLWLQVLLRSIGQRVIYPAVDITNFLLWDIGQPLHAFDADKVRGQIHVRRAFEGERLLTLDGVDRQLTPMDLVIADDRQALALAGVMGGSATAVSRETTHILLESAHFNPSLIFQTMRRHQIFSDAALHFGKGTNPEAVYTAPRLYQDLLQDMGILQDIGPSQVLGTRPKPRHIPFYPEAIRRLLGVQWSDEQIAGGLRRLGFVQDGHDIVVPLDRHDVEGSHDLAEEVARLYGLDEIPTTIFSSPARPGQRSDEVAYHELIKNSLVAAGYWEVITRSFTSKARILRAGLEVPEDIVAVANPLREEESLLRFSLLPGLLETIETNRARRDVPLSLFELAPVYVKGDQTQWQYEELAVVQTLEETLRYPKNYAPHLLDLKGVMEWMNERCALGLTWKQVTNGPQYMHPGRLLALYATDGTLVGYLGEIRPRIAQQYHAKRIGAWIMRVPKTARYHMESHIAKPLRYPEVVRDLSLIVPSTVSYDEIWQASRRLDTDVLRSVAPIDHYYGDFGESWTLRLVFQSAEKTLTDEEVDGLIAAFLHHLRPLGITMRQ; translated from the coding sequence ATGATTGTGAGTTATCGTTGGCTTAAACGCTATGTGCCTGCACTTCCATCTCCACAGTTTGTAGCAGACAAATTAACCCAACTGGGATGGGAGATTGTTTCACAAGAAACGTGGGGAACGTGGTATCAACCAGTCGAATTGGTTGAAATTATTAATCGGATCAAGCATCCTAATGCCGATCATTTATCTGTAGTAACCATACGACGTCAGAATCATCCTCCGATAGACGTCGTAACCGGGGCACGAAATGGTATGATCGGCGATCATGTTTGGTATGCTCCGGTGGGGACGCATTTGATTGATGGTCGCATATTAGAAAATGTGAACATGCGTGGAATTAATTCGCCGGGCATGTTGTTGTCTGCTGAAGAACTAGGATTTCAAGCTGGTGAGCAAGATCTCTGGATTTGGGATGGGACTGAACCTCTTGGGACTCATTTCATTGACGTTATCGGCGGATTAGATACCGTGTTTGAAGTGGAATTAACACCTAACCTTGCCGTGTTTGGGCAAAGTATGCGAGCTATGGCGCGGGATTTGGCGGCCGCTTTTGATTTACCATGGCATTCTGAACTTAGCGAGTATATTTATGATGATGCTGCTTTGGCATCGGTAGAGAACCGTGAGGATTGTCCCCTCTATGGTTTGGTCGACTTTCAAATCGAGCCCGGGAAAATGACCCCTTTATGGTTACAGGTTCTGCTCCGCAGCATTGGCCAACGCGTAATTTACCCGGCTGTGGACATTACCAATTTCTTGTTATGGGATATTGGACAACCACTGCATGCTTTTGATGCAGACAAGGTTCGCGGACAAATTCACGTTCGGCGGGCTTTCGAAGGGGAAAGGTTATTGACTTTGGATGGGGTCGATCGCCAATTAACACCAATGGACTTAGTGATTGCCGATGATAGGCAAGCCTTGGCACTAGCCGGCGTAATGGGCGGTAGTGCTACTGCAGTCTCTCGAGAGACGACGCATATTCTCTTGGAATCGGCTCATTTTAATCCGTCCTTAATTTTTCAAACGATGAGACGGCATCAGATTTTTTCGGACGCGGCCTTGCATTTTGGTAAAGGTACGAATCCTGAGGCTGTGTATACGGCTCCACGGTTGTACCAAGATTTGTTGCAGGACATGGGTATTTTGCAGGATATTGGTCCGAGCCAGGTGTTGGGAACACGCCCAAAACCCCGTCACATTCCTTTTTATCCTGAAGCCATCAGACGTCTACTGGGAGTGCAGTGGAGTGATGAGCAGATTGCGGGGGGACTTAGGCGACTCGGTTTTGTTCAAGATGGCCACGACATCGTCGTGCCCTTAGATCGGCATGATGTGGAAGGAAGTCACGATTTAGCAGAAGAAGTGGCCCGCCTATATGGGTTGGATGAAATTCCCACGACGATTTTCTCTTCGCCAGCGCGTCCAGGGCAGCGGTCTGATGAGGTGGCCTATCACGAGCTAATAAAAAATTCTTTGGTAGCCGCAGGCTATTGGGAAGTGATTACACGGTCCTTTACCTCAAAAGCTCGTATCCTTCGAGCCGGATTAGAAGTACCGGAAGACATTGTGGCGGTGGCCAATCCTCTGCGGGAAGAAGAAAGTCTTTTGCGGTTCTCGTTATTACCCGGATTGTTAGAAACCATCGAGACCAACCGCGCACGGCGTGATGTTCCTCTATCGCTGTTTGAACTCGCGCCGGTTTATGTCAAGGGGGATCAAACACAGTGGCAGTACGAGGAATTAGCCGTGGTACAAACCTTAGAAGAAACTTTACGCTATCCCAAAAACTATGCCCCACATCTTTTAGATCTTAAGGGGGTAATGGAATGGATGAATGAGCGGTGTGCGCTCGGGTTAACATGGAAACAAGTCACAAATGGTCCCCAATACATGCATCCAGGGCGTCTATTGGCACTTTACGCGACAGATGGCACATTGGTGGGTTATTTGGGTGAAATTCGCCCGCGAATAGCCCAACAATATCATGCCAAACGCATTGGAGCATGGATTATGCGGGTGCCAAAAACGGCTCGTTACCATATGGAATCGCACATTGCCAAACCCCTGCGTTATCCTGAGGTCGTGCGTGATTTGTCATTGATTGTTCCCTCTACGGTATCCTATGACGAGATTTGGCAGGCATCGCGCCGACTCGACACGGATGTGTTGCGCTCTGTGGCACCAATCGATCATTATTACGGGGATTTTGGCGAATCGTGGACGCTACGATTAGTGTTTCAGTCGGCAGAGAAAACATTGACCGATGAAGAGGTCGATGGATTGATTGCGGCATTTCTTCACCATCTTCGGCCCTTAGGTATCACAATGCGACAATAA
- a CDS encoding TrmH family RNA methyltransferase: MSVIQPLDSLDNKAVRVVRRLLTNRHFRERQQQAVIEGFHMLKDVVDVGMPIHLVLYGKRMTQSEAGRSLLARLQMSRVRLIYVTDKVLDALSAVETHQGVLAVVNLSKPVSGWPLPKGVPAFIVIAYQIQDPGNLGTLIRSVQAAGAHIVGVTKGTVDVYNPKTIRAAAGSVFKLPIISLSDNWVEELSEKHITVVSTVVAGGQTYTQFDWRQPFAIVMGNEGNGLPQELVSKAQTLTIPMVPTAESLNVAVAGSILAFHAMWVREQHHIPLVPPVMIQ; the protein is encoded by the coding sequence ATGTCGGTCATTCAGCCTTTAGACTCATTGGATAATAAGGCAGTGCGTGTTGTCCGCCGCTTATTAACCAACCGTCATTTTCGTGAACGGCAGCAACAAGCAGTTATTGAAGGATTTCATATGCTTAAAGACGTGGTGGATGTTGGAATGCCCATCCACCTCGTTCTCTATGGGAAGCGGATGACGCAAAGTGAGGCAGGTCGCAGCCTGCTAGCCCGCTTACAGATGAGCCGGGTTCGTCTGATTTATGTTACTGACAAGGTCTTGGATGCGCTATCGGCTGTGGAAACCCACCAAGGGGTCTTGGCGGTTGTTAATTTGTCTAAACCAGTGTCAGGATGGCCATTGCCCAAGGGCGTTCCTGCTTTTATCGTCATTGCTTATCAGATCCAAGATCCGGGCAATTTAGGAACATTAATCCGTAGTGTTCAGGCTGCCGGTGCGCATATCGTTGGTGTGACCAAAGGAACGGTTGATGTCTATAATCCTAAAACGATTCGTGCTGCTGCCGGGAGCGTCTTTAAATTGCCGATTATATCCTTATCGGACAACTGGGTTGAGGAGTTGTCGGAAAAACATATCACGGTGGTCTCCACCGTTGTAGCGGGTGGACAAACATATACGCAATTTGATTGGCGTCAGCCTTTTGCCATAGTAATGGGCAATGAAGGAAACGGGTTGCCACAGGAATTGGTGAGCAAGGCGCAAACCCTCACGATTCCCATGGTCCCGACCGCTGAATCGTTAAATGTGGCGGTGGCGGGATCTATTTTAGCATTTCATGCGATGTGGGTCCGCGAACAGCATCATATTCCCTTGGTACCACCAGTTATGATACAATAA
- a CDS encoding phenylalanine--tRNA ligase subunit alpha: MDKPFEEWQNEIMQQIHAAQTLSELQSLRNQWLGRRGTITLAMKGLSSLSIEERRSQGQQLNALREAVLELFNSRQTEMEMAEETMQLQHEQFDMTLPGSWPQTGLLHPITRTRRFIEDVFLRMGFSLEYGPEIEHEWYNFEALNMPANHPARDMQDSFFINVPGMVLRTHTSPVQIRAMKKYQGRLPVRIIAPGRAFRRDDDATHVPMFFQVEGLVIDQGITLADLKGTLTTMAQELLGTDIRTRFRPSYFPFTEPSVEMDVTCASCGGTGCRVCKGTGWVEILGSGMVHPVVLTNGGYDPDQVSGFAFGLGIERLAMRIFGIDDLRLLYQNDMQFLSQFQSYIGRPNL; this comes from the coding sequence ATGGATAAACCATTTGAAGAGTGGCAAAACGAGATTATGCAACAAATTCATGCGGCGCAAACCCTGAGTGAACTGCAAAGTCTGCGTAATCAATGGCTCGGGCGCCGCGGCACAATCACCTTGGCAATGAAGGGATTATCGAGCTTATCCATCGAAGAGCGGCGAAGCCAAGGGCAACAGCTTAATGCCCTACGTGAAGCGGTTTTGGAATTATTCAACAGCCGGCAAACAGAGATGGAAATGGCTGAAGAAACAATGCAGCTACAGCATGAACAGTTCGATATGACATTGCCGGGATCATGGCCACAGACGGGTTTGTTGCATCCCATTACACGAACCCGTCGCTTTATCGAAGATGTATTTTTGCGAATGGGCTTTTCCTTGGAGTATGGGCCAGAAATCGAACACGAATGGTATAACTTTGAAGCCCTCAATATGCCAGCCAATCATCCGGCGCGAGATATGCAAGATTCCTTTTTCATTAATGTGCCGGGTATGGTCTTGCGGACCCACACATCACCTGTGCAAATACGGGCGATGAAAAAGTATCAAGGCCGGCTTCCCGTCCGCATTATTGCTCCGGGAAGGGCTTTTCGTCGTGATGACGATGCCACCCATGTTCCCATGTTTTTTCAAGTCGAGGGCTTAGTCATTGATCAAGGAATCACTTTGGCGGATCTGAAGGGAACCCTTACGACAATGGCTCAGGAACTCCTGGGAACGGATATCCGTACCCGGTTTCGTCCTTCGTATTTTCCGTTTACAGAGCCTTCTGTTGAAATGGACGTTACGTGTGCATCCTGTGGAGGAACGGGCTGCCGCGTATGTAAGGGAACGGGATGGGTCGAGATTCTTGGTTCAGGCATGGTGCATCCGGTCGTGTTGACAAACGGGGGTTATGATCCGGATCAGGTTAGCGGTTTCGCGTTTGGACTAGGAATTGAACGATTAGCCATGAGAATTTTTGGAATTGACGATTTGCGGCTGCTCTATCAAAACGATATGCAATTCCTCTCTCAGTTTCAATCTTATATTGGGAGGCCTAATTTATGA
- the tyrS gene encoding tyrosine--tRNA ligase gives MLNIDQQVQWLLQGTDDVVSPAQLKEKLEKSSHTGIPLTVKLGVDPTAPDIHLGHTVVLEKLRQFQELGHRVVFLIGDMTGRIGDPTDRAATRKQLSADDVRQFAKTYVEQAKKILDPDRLILHYNSEWLEPMQLADIIRLMAQTTVARILERDDFHNRFTEHVPIHLHELLYPLMQAYDSVVLKADVELGGTDQRFNIMTARQIQEAFGLEPEVGMFLPILEGTDGVRRMGKSLGNYVGISEPPQEMFGKIMSIPDTLITRWAVLLLGEDAHVWNQRVQTENPRNVKADLANRLVARFWGQEKANEAQEQFDRTFREHQVPEDMPVVNLPTEPWPVSAIELVASLPDIPSKQEARRMLQQGAVTVDGNKIGMTDFLEVKSGSWIRVGRRRYYRFQRGKIQ, from the coding sequence GTGCTAAATATTGACCAACAGGTACAATGGTTATTACAAGGAACAGATGATGTTGTCAGCCCAGCCCAATTAAAAGAGAAATTGGAAAAATCTTCACATACTGGGATTCCGCTGACCGTGAAATTAGGTGTCGATCCTACTGCGCCAGACATCCACTTAGGACATACAGTGGTTCTTGAGAAATTGCGCCAATTTCAAGAATTAGGACATCGCGTCGTGTTTTTGATCGGTGATATGACCGGACGGATTGGGGATCCCACGGACCGAGCCGCGACACGCAAGCAATTATCCGCTGACGATGTCCGCCAATTTGCTAAAACCTATGTGGAACAAGCAAAAAAAATTCTCGATCCCGATCGGTTAATTCTTCATTACAATAGCGAATGGCTCGAACCCATGCAATTGGCAGATATCATCCGCTTAATGGCACAGACGACAGTGGCGAGAATATTGGAGCGCGATGACTTTCATAATCGCTTCACAGAGCATGTCCCCATTCATCTCCATGAATTACTATATCCTCTGATGCAGGCGTACGATTCTGTGGTATTGAAAGCTGATGTGGAATTGGGTGGAACAGACCAACGCTTTAATATTATGACCGCGCGGCAGATTCAAGAGGCCTTTGGTTTGGAACCTGAGGTCGGCATGTTTTTACCCATCTTAGAAGGAACTGACGGGGTTCGGCGGATGGGGAAGAGTTTAGGTAATTATGTAGGCATTAGTGAGCCACCCCAAGAAATGTTCGGAAAAATTATGTCGATTCCCGATACGTTGATCACCAGATGGGCGGTACTACTATTAGGTGAGGATGCCCATGTATGGAATCAACGCGTTCAAACAGAAAATCCCCGGAATGTTAAAGCTGACTTAGCTAACCGACTCGTCGCCCGTTTTTGGGGACAAGAGAAGGCAAATGAGGCTCAGGAACAATTCGACCGAACTTTTCGGGAACATCAAGTGCCTGAGGACATGCCTGTTGTCAATTTACCCACAGAACCATGGCCAGTTTCAGCCATTGAATTAGTGGCCTCATTGCCTGATATACCGAGCAAGCAAGAAGCCCGGCGCATGTTGCAACAAGGTGCCGTGACTGTGGACGGTAATAAGATTGGCATGACAGACTTTTTAGAAGTGAAGTCGGGTTCATGGATTCGCGTCGGCCGGCGACGGTATTACCGGTTTCAGAGGGGAAAAATACAATAA
- a CDS encoding endonuclease MutS2: MNNGDTIAESRLRVSLDLVQFPEVLERIAHLADTVMGKKRIKSAQYIRDYHQLLERHRYLQEIVRLLNEGDNHHISLQGATEITRDVKRAAKGGILSQEQLLGIGLTLKAAQEAKTWVTAEDYPVLFYMLDAIPSLTSVTQAIFRILDEEGQIRDSASPQLRQIRRNIQQAELEIDRILEGILHSSHWAEYIQDAIVTIRAGRRVIPVKAMFRHQVPGIVHDRSSSGQTVFVEPMPVVQKQNQLTELHQQEDEEIRRLLTELSRTVGVYHQECAQVEDALGTLDELLGIARYGLKTQSILPTVGGDELRLAEARHPLIDNPVPLDLSLDRTRHILIVTGPNTGGKTVTLKTTGLIVSMALSGMMVPCREGTSIPLFDRIWVDIGDEQSIEQNLSTFSSHMARLIPMMEFADDKTLCLIDELGAGTDPDEGSALAEAMIHHLRERKVYAIVTTHYSRLKLLGFRLPDVENAQVAFDRETLTPTYHLIMGQPGSSHALYIARRLGMPDEIIQQARTLMDEEGTTLADVIEQANHLQMELREAKQQVADQQRVLRQKIQEMEKERRLWLERNEREKLHMRDQWQKELQQLHDEMMAAIETVRQSQGPDQARAVEALREIWRQRGILPESLQPPKRRPSQMVSAGDYVHVRDFEGLARVLEVNGKMALVEVGTLRVKLPTEELERAEAPKRSQSGHARTAMALKAQNLRIECDVRGMTVDEMLEVVDKYLDDAVLAGAFQVRIIHGKGTGTLRKAVTQMLKDDPRVSQFRLGERGEGGDGVTVVTLGSAD, encoded by the coding sequence TTGAATAACGGAGATACCATTGCAGAGAGTCGTCTCAGGGTGAGCCTGGATCTCGTCCAGTTTCCTGAAGTCTTAGAACGCATTGCCCATTTGGCCGACACGGTAATGGGAAAAAAACGTATCAAATCTGCTCAATACATCAGAGATTATCACCAATTACTCGAGCGTCACCGCTACCTTCAAGAAATCGTGCGCTTATTAAATGAGGGTGACAATCATCACATTTCTTTGCAAGGTGCTACGGAAATTACACGAGACGTCAAACGCGCGGCCAAAGGCGGCATATTGTCTCAAGAACAGCTATTAGGGATTGGATTGACCTTAAAGGCGGCACAAGAAGCCAAAACCTGGGTAACGGCGGAAGATTATCCGGTTTTATTTTACATGCTTGACGCCATCCCGTCGTTGACGTCTGTAACTCAAGCCATCTTTCGGATTCTAGACGAAGAGGGTCAAATTCGTGATTCGGCAAGCCCTCAATTACGGCAAATCCGCAGAAATATTCAGCAAGCCGAACTAGAAATCGACCGCATCCTTGAAGGCATTCTTCATTCGAGTCACTGGGCTGAATACATCCAAGATGCGATTGTGACAATTCGTGCCGGACGCCGTGTTATTCCCGTTAAAGCCATGTTTCGTCATCAAGTACCGGGAATTGTTCATGACCGGTCTTCAAGCGGTCAAACCGTCTTTGTTGAGCCGATGCCTGTGGTGCAAAAGCAAAATCAGCTTACCGAATTGCATCAACAAGAAGATGAAGAAATCCGGCGTCTTTTAACGGAGTTATCCCGGACAGTCGGCGTTTATCATCAAGAATGTGCCCAAGTGGAAGACGCCTTAGGAACACTTGATGAGTTATTAGGGATTGCTCGTTATGGACTGAAGACGCAATCGATTTTGCCTACAGTGGGTGGCGATGAATTAAGATTAGCCGAAGCGCGACATCCGTTGATTGACAATCCGGTTCCTTTGGATTTGTCTTTAGACCGTACGCGTCACATTTTAATTGTTACGGGACCTAATACTGGGGGCAAGACGGTAACCCTAAAAACCACTGGTTTGATTGTGAGCATGGCTCTAAGCGGTATGATGGTTCCTTGCCGGGAAGGCACATCGATACCACTGTTTGACCGGATTTGGGTGGATATTGGCGATGAACAAAGTATTGAACAAAACTTATCGACGTTTTCCAGTCATATGGCCCGATTAATACCGATGATGGAATTTGCGGATGACAAAACATTGTGCCTTATCGATGAATTGGGCGCCGGGACTGATCCGGATGAAGGTTCAGCATTAGCGGAAGCCATGATTCATCATTTACGCGAGCGTAAAGTTTATGCCATTGTCACAACCCATTATAGCCGCTTAAAATTGTTGGGATTCCGGTTGCCAGATGTAGAAAATGCACAGGTGGCATTTGATCGGGAAACGCTTACCCCCACCTATCATTTAATAATGGGACAACCAGGAAGTTCGCACGCATTATATATTGCTCGCCGTCTTGGGATGCCGGACGAAATCATTCAACAGGCACGCACGTTGATGGACGAAGAAGGGACAACATTGGCCGATGTGATAGAACAAGCCAACCATCTGCAAATGGAGTTACGTGAAGCTAAGCAACAGGTTGCAGATCAGCAACGTGTTCTCCGTCAAAAAATTCAAGAAATGGAAAAAGAGCGGCGATTATGGCTGGAGCGTAATGAACGCGAAAAATTACACATGCGCGATCAATGGCAGAAGGAGTTGCAACAACTTCATGATGAAATGATGGCAGCCATTGAAACCGTCCGACAATCTCAAGGTCCCGATCAAGCGCGAGCGGTTGAAGCATTACGGGAAATATGGCGCCAGCGGGGCATTCTTCCTGAATCATTACAACCACCCAAACGTCGGCCGTCGCAAATGGTTTCCGCAGGGGATTATGTGCATGTGCGTGATTTTGAGGGCTTAGCCCGGGTTCTTGAAGTCAATGGCAAAATGGCCCTGGTGGAGGTAGGCACCTTGCGGGTGAAGCTGCCTACAGAAGAACTGGAGCGGGCAGAAGCACCTAAACGGTCTCAGAGCGGACATGCTCGCACGGCAATGGCCTTGAAGGCTCAAAATCTTCGCATTGAATGTGATGTGCGGGGAATGACCGTCGATGAAATGCTGGAGGTGGTTGACAAATACTTAGACGATGCTGTTTTGGCGGGGGCGTTTCAAGTGCGGATTATTCACGGGAAAGGCACTGGCACGTTAAGGAAAGCTGTGACACAAATGTTGAAAGATGATCCCCGTGTTAGCCAGTTTCGTCTTGGTGAACGGGGTGAAGGGGGAGATGGAGTGACGGTGGTGACGCTCGGAAGCGCGGACTAA
- a CDS encoding cell division protein ZapA: MTEPVRTTVTINGEEYLIKGDMPEDVIKAIAQHVDSRLRILKSRHPHLSMTRLAMLALLNMAEDLYHLQEQNEELVRSMQEDWRTRAVKNGKSGSS, translated from the coding sequence ATGACGGAACCGGTTCGTACGACGGTGACGATTAATGGGGAAGAGTATCTAATAAAGGGAGATATGCCCGAGGATGTCATTAAAGCAATAGCTCAACATGTCGACAGCCGTCTTCGAATCCTTAAATCGCGTCATCCTCATTTGAGTATGACCCGATTAGCGATGTTAGCACTACTGAACATGGCCGAAGATTTGTATCATCTTCAGGAACAAAATGAGGAATTAGTTCGCAGTATGCAAGAAGATTGGCGAACACGCGCCGTAAAAAACGGTAAAAGTGGCAGTTCATGA
- a CDS encoding HesA/MoeB/ThiF family protein encodes MRQVRVAVVGCGAVGSPLVIQLLAESAVSEIRVIDPDRVELSNLPRQPWFTPGDVGKYKAEVIGDYGSDRILSIPEALSEENARDLLSGMDLVFDGSDNWTARQAIQNWSFVAGRPWIFSSALRLEGMTAFLAPEFTCLYCLFGSLQQGPRCYEAGVLGTVTLAVAGQAMLLFHQYYQHQNDPQQWPNGLFLIDGHAERVRKIGLSAVRCGHGVG; translated from the coding sequence ATGAGGCAGGTGCGAGTTGCAGTGGTAGGATGTGGAGCCGTTGGCTCACCTCTTGTCATTCAGTTATTAGCTGAATCCGCCGTCTCCGAAATCCGGGTGATTGATCCTGATCGTGTTGAGTTATCCAATTTGCCCCGACAGCCTTGGTTTACGCCTGGGGATGTGGGCAAATATAAAGCAGAAGTGATTGGTGATTATGGATCGGACCGGATTCTCAGCATTCCGGAAGCTTTATCGGAGGAAAATGCCCGCGATCTTTTAAGCGGCATGGACCTTGTATTTGATGGTTCGGATAACTGGACGGCCCGGCAGGCTATCCAAAACTGGTCATTTGTGGCGGGGCGTCCCTGGATTTTTTCCTCAGCATTACGTTTGGAAGGGATGACAGCCTTTTTAGCGCCCGAATTTACGTGTTTATACTGTCTTTTTGGCTCCTTGCAACAGGGTCCGCGATGTTATGAAGCTGGCGTATTGGGAACGGTTACGCTAGCGGTTGCAGGTCAGGCAATGCTATTATTCCATCAATATTACCAGCATCAAAATGACCCGCAGCAGTGGCCTAACGGTCTATTTCTGATTGATGGACACGCCGAGCGAGTGAGAAAAATTGGGTTGAGCGCAGTGAGGTGCGGTCATGGAGTTGGATAA
- a CDS encoding NAD+ synthase, with protein sequence MNPLNIRLVQMNSTVGDVTGNLEKVLHAVTQARHDDIDIVVFPEMVLAGYPPEDLLFRPDFLQALQQASDEIVSQSQNIMVIFGYAYAQFGLFNSAAVAYNGNLLTRINKQLLPNYGVFDEARYFTPGRETQVIVAGEWSIGVSICEDIWYPDGPYLQQARHGANLLINISASPYSRGKQAEREHMLRTRADDVAAYLVWTNLVGAQDELIFDGMSAVYGPDGQVLARAQAFQEDSVTVSLTAIPSLHRRFIDPRWRLGPVEDNVGTMTIGPLGKSSRVTWTPKISPVLGDEEELYRALVLGVKDYVEKNRFHDVVIGLSGGIDSALTAVIAVDALGPNRVHGVLMPSEITSQQSLDDARELAHNLGIDALEISIGPIMEAFEKQLHPLFQAVSRDITEENLQARIRGTLLMALSNKFGWLVLTTGNKSEMATGYSTLYGDMAGGFAVLKDVLKTQVFQLARWVNQGEERIPQNILIKPPSAELRPDQKDEDTLPPYAILDRILEGYIEDDLSAEALIAEQLDPEFVAQAIKLVNQNEYKRRQAPVGIKVTPRAFGRDRRMPITRRFE encoded by the coding sequence GTGAATCCCTTAAATATTCGGCTTGTTCAAATGAATAGCACCGTGGGTGATGTTACGGGAAACTTGGAAAAAGTTTTACACGCTGTGACTCAAGCTCGTCATGATGATATCGATATTGTTGTTTTTCCTGAAATGGTTTTGGCTGGATATCCCCCAGAGGACTTATTATTTCGGCCCGATTTCTTGCAGGCGTTGCAACAAGCTTCCGATGAGATTGTGTCCCAATCCCAAAATATCATGGTGATTTTTGGATATGCTTATGCGCAGTTTGGACTCTTTAATAGCGCCGCTGTGGCATATAATGGTAATCTCTTGACCCGGATTAATAAACAATTACTGCCCAACTACGGTGTTTTTGATGAAGCGCGCTATTTTACACCGGGACGTGAAACCCAGGTCATTGTCGCCGGAGAATGGTCGATCGGCGTTTCAATTTGTGAAGATATTTGGTATCCGGATGGTCCCTATTTGCAGCAGGCGCGCCACGGGGCTAATTTATTGATTAATATTAGTGCCTCTCCCTATTCACGTGGGAAACAAGCTGAACGGGAACATATGTTGCGTACAAGGGCCGATGATGTGGCTGCGTATTTAGTGTGGACTAACTTAGTTGGTGCCCAGGATGAACTCATTTTTGATGGGATGAGCGCGGTTTATGGACCCGATGGACAAGTTTTGGCACGGGCTCAAGCCTTTCAAGAGGATTCAGTAACCGTTTCGCTAACGGCAATTCCTAGCTTGCACCGCCGATTTATTGATCCCCGCTGGCGCCTTGGTCCCGTGGAGGATAATGTGGGTACCATGACTATAGGTCCCTTAGGGAAATCTTCCAGAGTCACCTGGACGCCAAAGATTTCTCCTGTTTTAGGGGATGAAGAAGAATTATACCGGGCTTTGGTCCTGGGAGTCAAAGACTACGTAGAAAAAAATCGCTTTCACGACGTGGTCATTGGGTTATCCGGAGGGATCGATTCAGCGTTGACCGCGGTGATTGCCGTCGATGCATTGGGTCCGAACCGGGTTCATGGCGTTCTGATGCCCTCGGAAATCACCTCGCAACAAAGTCTCGATGATGCCCGTGAGCTTGCACATAACTTGGGTATTGACGCGTTGGAAATAAGTATTGGCCCAATCATGGAGGCTTTTGAGAAGCAGCTTCATCCCCTATTTCAGGCTGTTTCCCGGGACATTACGGAAGAAAATCTTCAAGCGCGAATTCGCGGAACGTTGCTGATGGCGTTATCGAATAAATTTGGATGGTTAGTGCTCACAACGGGAAACAAAAGTGAAATGGCGACGGGATACAGTACGTTATATGGGGATATGGCGGGAGGATTCGCTGTACTTAAAGATGTCCTTAAGACTCAAGTGTTTCAATTGGCGCGTTGGGTCAATCAAGGAGAAGAACGGATTCCCCAAAACATTTTGATTAAACCACCGAGTGCAGAACTGCGTCCGGATCAAAAAGACGAGGATACCCTACCTCCATATGCTATATTAGATCGGATTCTTGAGGGGTATATCGAAGATGATTTATCGGCCGAGGCATTGATTGCCGAACAATTGGATCCCGAATTCGTTGCTCAGGCCATTAAGCTGGTTAACCAAAACGAATATAAGCGGCGACAGGCACCCGTTGGCATCAAAGTGACTCCCCGTGCTTTTGGACGGGATAGACGGATGCCCATTACCCGCCGATTTGAATAA